A genomic window from Fusarium verticillioides 7600 chromosome 5, whole genome shotgun sequence includes:
- a CDS encoding fructose-bisphosphate aldolase, with protein MGVQEVLSRKTGVIVGDDVLRLFEYAREHKFAIPAINVTSSSTVVAALEAARDNKAPVILQFSQGGAAYFAGKGVSNTDQAASIAGSIAAAHYVRSLAPAYGIPVVLHTDHCAKKLLPWLDGMLDADEAYFKEKGEPLFSSHMIDLSEEPVEWNIETTAKYLKRAAPMKQWLEMEIGITGGEEDGVNNEDVDNNSLYTQPEDILNIYNTLSPISPYFSIAAGFGNVHGVYKPGNVKLHPELLGKHQAHVKEALKSDNDKPVFFVFHGGSGSSKKEYLDAIGFGVVKVNVDTDMQFAYCSGIRDYMINKREYVNTTVGNPDGEDKPNKKYFDPRVWVREGEKTMSKRVAEALQDFNTANQL; from the exons atggGTGTCCAAGAAGTCCTTAGCCGCAAGACTGGTGTCATCGTCGGTGACGATGTCCTCCGTCTCTTCGAGTACGCTCGCGAGCACAAGTTCGCCATTCCCGCCATT AACGtcacctcttcctccaccgTCGTTGCTGCTCTCGAGGCCGCCCGCGACAACAAGGCTCCCGTCATCCTCCAGTTCTCTCAGGGTGGTGCCGCCTACTTCGCTGGCAAG GGTGTGAGCAACACCGACCAGGCCGCTTCCATTGCTGGCTCTATCGCCGCTGCCCACTACGTCCGCTCGCTCGCTCCCGCCTACGGCATCCCCGTCGTCCTTCACACCGACCACTgcgccaagaagctcctcccTTGGCTCGATGGCATGCTCGATGCCGACGAGGCTTacttcaaggagaagggcgagcccctcttctcctctcacATGATCGATCTCTCTGAGGAGCCCGTCGAGTGGAACATTGAGACCACCGCCAAGTACCTCAAGCGCGCTGCCCCTATGAAGCAGTGgctcgagatggagattgGTATCACCggtggtgaggaggatggtgTCAACAACGAGGATGTTGACAACAACTCTCTCTACACCCAGCCCGAGGATATCCTCAACATCTACAACACTCTCTCCCCCATCTCCCCCTACTTCTCTATCGCCGCTGGCTTCGGTAACGTCCACGGTGTTTACAAGCCTGGCAACGTCAAGCTCCACCCCGAGCTTCTCGGCAAGCACCAGGCACACGTCAAGGAGGCCCTCAAGTCCGACAACGACAAgcccgtcttcttcgtcttccacGGTGGCTCCGGctcctccaagaaggagTACCTCGACGCCATTGGCTTCGGTGTTGTCAAGGTTAACGTTGACACTGACATGCAGTTCGCTTACTGCTCCGGTATCCGAGACTACATGATCAACAAGCGCGAGTACGTCAACACTACCGTCGGCAACCCCGATGGCGAGGACAAGCCCAACAAGAAGTACTTCGAC CCCCGTGTCTGGGTCCGTGAGGGTGAGAAGACCATGTCCAAGCGTGTTGCCGAGGCTCTCCAGGACTTCAACACTGCCAACCAGCTATAA
- a CDS encoding mitochondrial chaperone BCS1: protein MDEETLKEALKSFPNAEKTAPPAAATSGLNINALFENPLFAGGIGLASLGAVAAFARKGAISALGAARRRLLVNVEISKQDPAYPWILAWLSQPREHPGFIASRLTRIHNLSVTTTTASRTAGVSGPQNAHFFLQPGFGRHIVKFGNAYIAVNREKHNTANMNTGEPHEIVQLTTLWAHRHVFELVFSEAHQLAAKANEGKTIVYSARGMDWVPLGDPRKKRPLGSVILDDGVKESIVGDVKDFLNRQQWYVDRGIPYRRGYLLYGPPGSGKTSFIQALAGELDFSVAMINLSEMGMTDDKLAYLLTKLPKRSLLLLEDADAAFVNRRQRDSDGYNGATVTFSGLLNALDGVAAGEERIAFLTTNHVDRLDAALIRPGRVDLMLRIGEATHFQAAQMWDRFYGDVDKDHSGRERFLNRLQKLGLFGVGPDGKPSNRHTSTAAIQGLFLFHKDNMEGAINDADGLIPRKFEASDEVPEGAIKTPA, encoded by the coding sequence ATGGACGAGGAAACCCTCAAGGAAGCTCTCAAAAGCTTCCCCAACGCCGAAAAAACGGCACCACCCGCAGCAGCAACTTCAGGGCTCAACATCAACGCGCTGTTCGAGAATCCGCTCTTCGCTGGTGGAATCGGTCTTGCATCACTGGGAGCAGTCGCTGCCTTTGCACGGAAAGGCGCAATTTCTGCACTCGGAGCAGCTCGTCGTCGCTTACTCGTGAATGTCGAGATCAGCAAGCAAGATCCTGCATACCCATGGATCTTAGCATGGCTGTCACAGCCTCGCGAACACCCAGGCTTCATTGCTTCTCGCCTCACACGAATACATAATCTCTCTGTTACGACGACGACTGCATCTCGAACGGCTGGGGTTAGTGGACCCCAGAATGCGCACTTCTTCCTACAGCCAGGCTTCGGACGACATATCGTCAAGTTCGGCAATGCGTACATTGCCGTGAACAGAGAAAAGCACAATACGGCGAACATGAATACTGGCGAACCACACGAGATTGTTCAATTGACTACGTTATGGGCGCATCGACATGTTTTCGAGTTAGTTTTCAGCGAGGCACATCAGTTGGCAGCCAAGGCGAATGAGGGAAAGACTATTGTGTACTCGGCTCGAGGAATGGACTGGGTACCGCTGGGTGATCCAAGAAAGAAGCGACCTTTGGGTTCCGTCATCCTGGACGACGGCGTCAAAGAGAGTATCGTGGGTGACGTAAAAGACTTCCTGAATCGGCAACAATGGTATGTGGATCGGGGAATTCCATATCGAAGAGGCTATCTGCTGTATGGTCCTCCAGGCAGTGGAAAGACATCCTTTATTCAAGCCCTTGCAGGGGAGCTGGACTTTAGCGTGGCCATGATCAACCTCAGCGAGATGGGCATGACGGATGATAAGCTAGCCTATCTCCTTACAAAACTTCCTAAGAGgagcttgcttctgctggaagatgcagaCGCAGCATTCGTGAACCGGCGCCAGCGTGACTCTGATGGTTATAACGGTGCCACTGTTACCTTCTCCGGTCTCCTAAACGCTCtcgatggtgttgctgctggtgaggagCGCATTGCGTTCCTGACAACCAACCACGTTGACCGTCTCGATGCCGCGCTCATCCGACCTGGCCGTGTAGATTTGATGCTTCGCATCGGCGAGGCTACACACTTCCAGGCTGCTCAGATGTGGGATCGATTCTACGGAGATGTCGATAAAGATCATTCCGGCCGAGAACGATTTCTCAACAGGCTCCAGAAGCTGGGTCTATTCGGAGTTGGGCCTGATGGCAAGCCATCGAACCGTCACACAAGCACAGCGGCAATTCAGGGGCTATTCCTGTTCCACAAGGACAATATGGAGGGAGCCATTAATGATGCTGATGGCCTTATCCCCCGAAAGTTTGAGGCTTCGGATGAGGTCCCAGAGGGAGCAATCAAGACACCTGCGTGA
- a CDS encoding hypothetical protein (At least one base has a quality score < 10), with translation MSTSLVVDMPFDFSFPSASIERTSPPPMSTLPFDQAFLDMAYASASATAAGHISGHSRSSSKASVYSAISAESDHESLCSRLTTPPRASPAVRQHGPLLLPKIRSQDQDIDATPCHYRMTTPPAPNPARHSRSYTNPESLAITFDTPGSVNTSFSSQPDDTLSASLLTSPADFATHISASHSRRASSLDATTIDRYGYPTYRQMPSFVPVPQQQSDYGFYDYSPRAQSPLSLTATPDPTPNTNLLSFLTSSNPAASLVRHISFRCEMLPLSIFGGMFATFAPGPLSTHLPFFLSPVPLFFSQPCARPSAPSAHFRISSPRD, from the exons ATGTCCAC AAGTCTGGTTGTCGATATGCCCTTCGACTTCAGCTTCCCATCTGCCTCTATTGAGCGCACAAGTCCACCTCCCATGTCAACTCTGCCCTTTGACCAAGCTTTCCTCGACATGGCCTatgcttcagcttcagctacTGCTGCTGGTCATATCTCTGGCCACTCtcgctcatcatcaaaggctTCAGTCTActctgccatctcagccGAGTCAGATCATGAATCTCTCTGTTCCCGCCTCACAACGCCTCCTCGTGCTTCACCAGCTGTTCGCCAGCATGGCCCTCTTCTCCTGCCAAAGATTcgctctcaagaccaagatatTGATGCCACTCCTTGCCACTATCGCATGACTACTCCTCCTGCTCCTAACCCTGCTCGCCACTCAAGGAGCTACACCAACCCCGAGTCTCTTGCCATCACCTTTGACACTCCTGGCTCAGTCAAcacaagcttctccagcCAGCCTGATGACACTCTGTCTGCGTCACTCCTGACATCTCCGGCCGACTTTGCCACTCACATCTCTGCCTCTCACTCACGCCGTGCTTCCAGCCTCGATGCTACCACAATCGATCGTTATGGCTATCCTACCTATCGTCAGATGCCATCGTTCGTTCCCGTTCCTCAGCAACAATCTGACTATGGCTTCTACGACTACAGCCCTCGTGCCCAGTCCCCTCTGAGCCTCACTGCCACCCCGGACCCTACTCCCAATACCAACCTTTTGAGCTTCCTCACCTCATCCAACCCAGCTGCTTCTCTGGTCCGCCATATCTCGTTCCGGTGCGAGATGCTGCCACTAAGCATTTTTGGTGGGATGTTCGCAACATTCGCTCCTGGTCCTCTTTCAACGCATCTgccattctttctctcccCGGtgcctctcttcttctcacaaCCCTGTGCCCGCCCCTCTGCTCCCTCAGCCCACTTTCGCATCTCGTCACCCCGAGACTGA
- a CDS encoding GTPase, whose translation MPPKKQVVEEKIPLGRPGNNLKSGIVGLANVGKSTLFQAITKSNLGNPANFPYATIDPEEARVVVPDDRFDWLVEKYKPKSVVPANLTVYDIAGLTRGSSTGAGLGNAFLSHIRAVDAIFQVVRCFDDAEIIHIEGDVNPTRDLDIISEELRLKDIEFVEKALENQKKKTRMGGQSLEQKKAKQEQETIEKILDWLNQGKDVRKGTWGPKEIEVINPLFLLTAKPVVYLVNLSEKDFIRKKNKHLPKIVEWINENAKGDPLIPVSVSYESRLTQFETEAEAKEEQKNVGADSVLPKVILQMRKTLQLGSFFTVGPDEVRQWTIRTGTKAPQAAGVIHTDFEKTFIQALVFNYNTLKELGDESEVKAKGKIMTKGKEYVVEDGDILHIKAGAAKS comes from the exons GAAACAACTTGAAGAGTGGTATT GTCGGTCTGGCCAACGTCGGCAAATCTACTCTCTTCCAGGCCATTACCAAGTCTAACCTCGGTAACCCAGCT AACTTCCCCTATGCCACCATCGACCCTGAGGAAGCCCGCGTCGTCGTTCCCGATGACCGGTTCGACTGGCTCGTCGAAAAGTACAAGCCCAAGTCCGTTGTTCCCGCCAACTTGACCGTTTACGATATCGCCGGTCTGACCCGCGGCTCATCAACCGGTGCTGGTCTTGGAAACGCTTTCTTGTCGCACATTCGCGCCGTCGATGCCATCTTTCAGGTTGTTCGTTGtttcgatgatgctgagatcatCCACATTGAGGGTGACGTGAACCCCACCCGtgatcttgacatcatcagcGAGGAGCTGCGActcaaggatattgagtTCGTTGAGAAGGCCCTCgagaaccagaagaagaagacccGTATGGGTGGCCAGTCtctggagcagaagaaggccaagcaagAACAGGAAAccattgagaagatcctGGACTGGCTCAACCAGGGCAAGGATGTCCGCAAGGGTACCTGGGGCCCCAAGGAG ATTGAGGTCATCAaccctctcttcctcctgactGCCAAGCCTGTTGTCTACCTCGTCAACTTGTCCGAGAAGGACTTCATccgcaagaagaacaagcatCTTCCCAAGATTGTCGAGTGGATCAACGAGAATGCCAAGGGCGACCCTCTTATTCCCGTCTCCGTCTCTTACGAGTCTCGTCTTACACAGTTCGAGACCGAGgctgaggccaaggaggagcagAAAAACGTCGGAGCCGACTCTGTTCTGCCCAAGGTCATTCTTCAGATGCGCAAGACCCTTCAGcttggcagcttcttcaccgTCGGACCTGATGAGGTTCGACAGTGGACCATTCGAACTGGCACCAAGGCGCCTCAGGCTGCCGGTGTCATCCACACCGATTTCGAGAAGACCTTCATCCAGGCTCTCGTCTTCAACTACAACACCCTAAAGGAGCTCGGTGACGAGTccgaggtcaaggccaagggcaagatcATGACCAAGGGTAAGGAATACGTCGTCGAGGACGGCGATATCCTGCacatcaaggctggtgcCGCCAAGAGCTAA